gtaaagttattaaaaaaatccttaaagtGTACAGTTTAACTCTTATATAATGAATTTGCACTAAGGTTCAttaactttttttctattttgaccCGCTGAGTGAATCAATTAACAAACAATTGGGCATACCACTTTACCAATATCGTCTTATACAAATTGTACATCAAACATATGAATGCTATTTAAAGGAAAAACTTATCTGAATGTAAATCACTTTGTATGAAATACGATTTTTAAAGATAAGTTGTAATTCAAAAGATAATGTTGATGGCGGCGAATTGATAATCACAAACTATGAAGAAATCAAACCCAATAACATGATATAAGTTATTTCTATAATAAACCTTACTTCGTTCTATACATttgtttaacaaaacatttcttatattatatacaaatatttaatagcTTTGACAATGATCACTTTTTTCATAGATGTCATCTAGCAGATTATACttaattataatttctttaatatatagcCATAGTTTCCATCACCCAAGTTAATCATCATAGAAAGTAATATTATATTGAAGTGAGAAtattaattcatatttaaagCAAACTTTAATATGTATGATTATAGCATTTTTATGTTTAACTTGACTGTGTTTAGATTATGTCTAAAATATACGATATTTAGACATCAAGTGGTGCTGAGGACTTTAAGCAGATAAATGGCCATTCTGAAAGGCTGTGATGGATGATTAAGTACGTAGCCACGTCTTTTTTCAAGAACACGCCAATTGCAAATTCTTCCTacttaacatgtttttttgtgttctttcgcagacaaaaaaccaaaatgttcCACTCTACGAATCAATCAACCAACAGCAGAACCCAGCTTTTTCGTTACATTAACAGATATCGAGTATATCACTTGAaactaaacaaataacaatcaaTCAGTAATGAGTAGAAAAGACTTGTAGCGATATATGTCTATATAGaatgttattttgataattattcaGTTCTTGTTTTTGGTCTTATCATCATGTTTGTTTTCCGATTTTGTTTTCTACATTAGTTATATAtgcgttggttttctcgtttcaattgttttacatcttgTCATGTCGGTGTGTTTTATAGTGATCTATACGATAAGGCTTTTCCCTATTATAGTTGCGTACATATgatgttttcattatttgattactttaaaattgattttttttaaaagatttcttTTTCCCTTCTTTAAGAAAGAAGGGTGTAATCGCAACgttataaatcatatttatatactaaaCCGCTAACGGGATGGAACGTACTTGATTGTCAATGATGAAagataatctttcaatcagtttcaTTGAGGTCTGgaactggcatgtcagtaactgctagtaatACATTGTTCatgtatgtatcattgtcatttgtCTTATATTCTTTTGCAACCAGACATCGGACTTGCACTTCTTTAAAACTGAGTTTTTGCGTACTCTGCTATACGTTTCTTTATACTACATTAGccagaggtataggggagggttaagatctcacaaacatgtttctctccgccgcaattttgcgcctgtccgaAGTAGggagtctctggcctttgttcgtctttttttccattttagttcctttaaatatgtttttgaaaaagtacacattttttaaggggccagctgaggaccaGTTccggatgtggattttttttctcgctgCGTCGAAGACTCATAGGAGggcttcagctgttgtctgctctttggtcgggctTTTGTCTCTTTAACATATTGCCCATattaattctcaattttataatttaatgtaaaattcttttaatattaaGACTTCAGGAAATATTTCATTCGAATGACTTCTTCATTTGTCAAATACattattttcgatttttaactttatatttattgaccTTGGAAATTAACGTACAAATATATTACCAAAAATCATAACATTTAAGTATTGAGTGCCCTTTACATGTGACTGAAACGTTAAAACTCACAAGAATATAGATTATGTTTGCTTTAGTCGTACAAATGTCATACTATTCAAATAAAATGCTTCTATGTAAACCTAATATGTTTTGAGATTACCTATAAAATATACCATATACAAATAAACGATAGCTgacatatttaaatgaaataccaAAGTATGTCTATTTTGTACGATGTGTCTATAagaagaaattgaaatttatttgcaCATACTTATATCTTTTATTCCAGAAAGGAATTACCCTTATAAGGTTCAAGTGGTTTACGGAAaaggaatatttgttttgttattattttattatggtGACGGGGATATATTGTGAAATCGGTGGTGGGGTTTTGTACTTTTGATATGaatattttcaattcttataggctttcatttcaatatgaatttaaatatgctttaaatgagAGATTTTACGCTTTTTGACAGTAAAATAGTGTCTTTTGACAAGTTATTTAGAGTATTTCAAAAGggatattattattttcttttgagaTAAAAATTTAAGATTACAATAAAGTTATAGAAAGTTTgccttttaaatgtaaatttagtttgaataaagaaaatgttaaaCTAAATtagtgttatttaaaaaaaaatacgtaagGGAAATAATCACAAGGTATTCTTTATTAAGCATAAACTTTTGTAGGTTAGAGAACAAAATCTGTCACATGAGATCTCGACTCATGCTGTACCACCTCCTCATGTAAGTTATCCTCATTTGAATAAACCGGTTATGAATAATGTACCTTATTAATAAGTAAACATAGTATATAAACAATTGATGTCGCGTGTTTCAGTTGTTTTTTCTGCCCGAATCTCGATCAGAGTCgacagaaaaataaatgtctttgCAAATATTGTTATTCGGTAAGGAGCGACCCTTtgattttaattgaagtttcaTGATTTTGGAAATGGATGTGTTCTAGAATAGAAGAACATTACATTTGAACCTCAAtcattgaaaaaattgaaatagaaaTCCGAAGAACATTGATAATATTGTTGAGCATATTGCCTATTCAATTCACGAACAGAGCTATGCTGGCAATAGAGTAGAACACAACAATTATGTTGCTTAGATCAGTAGTAGCGAGTGAATCAAATGCTATTATGCTAGAGAGACAATTAGCAGAACCTCTTTATAGCAGTTTAAGTGTGTATTTTTACTAATTCGCCTTTTCGTCATTTGTATTGTTCTAAATGccatttaaaaaggaaaactttaacattaaataaatttaaaagtagGTGGAAtgaatttacatttataaatgatgTTTGCATAAAATCTTCCTGACAATTTTGTTAGCTGCAGTGAATCCATAAGTTCTGCATATGCCCTGCGTGGTTTTGTGTTTTgagttttcatatttgattatagATTTCGATAATAACAATAAGTGGTTTTAGTGAAgttggctatttttttttcagtatgttttttttctgttttatttagcAATATGTTTGTTGTTTCTAATCTAGTTTGACCTTGttacatttaaaactttaacattCGTCGAAGTCTttgagttttatttatttttacatatcttAGGGGATTTCACAGCGTTAAACAATCAAGATACATCAATCAACTTTTGTGGAAATTCTCATCACTATATTATTTACagtgtatttaaacaaaagttataaGACGGGTGTGAAtgttggcgaaaaaaataaaacccgCATCATCGAATTTTACCTTCAGTTTTTGATTGGTTATTGTTGCTATCTTAGGTTTcctttgtattgttttgttatcattgttgtttgtctttttgtcgttttactttttgtttcatCATGGCGTTGTATTTTCGTATTGGACTTTTACTTGAATCTATGTTTCTTCTGTCTGTGTTTTTTccatgtaatttttaaataaaccccTAGTCTTCGAGATTATCCATTCATTtcctgtaaattcagaaattgatttttgttttagattgaCTACAAGTCGACAGGAAATATTGAACCAGTAAGTAACACTAAATAACCATAAAGCAGGTGTTATCATGCGATAAAATAAGTTGCATCTTGCAAAAccacaaaagaataaaaatcaaaacaaaatttggctTATATTTTTGACTTTCAAATTCGTCATTGATCAAGGGAAACAGATCCAGAGGACGTAATAAAAGTGTACAGAAAAAGCGTCCAGACTAAGTAAATCATTTTGTGAGAAACATTGCATTCTCAAACCAATATACTAGTAATACAAATTATGCTATGAGcttacaacaaaatatttttttttaaatgtctatcaaagatacagaaaaattattGATTTGGGAGATGAATGCATTTCTACAacatatttcatcaaatatactttatttttcatttattctttGTGGTAATGTATATATgatgtttgataattttttccCCTACACATTCAGGTTTCTAGGCCAGAGAGTGGAGTTTATCTTTTTATCAGAACTCACAAGGATGCTCTGTCAGATATTAAGACAAGCTTCCAGAAACACAAAACCATGTTGAACCAGAGTGGGATGTTGACAGGAATATCAACAAGGGTAtggttatgttttatttgtaaccAAATTAATATAAGAGGGTGGACATGGGTAAGAGCACATCGGAATAAAGTAGCGGGAAACGAAAGTCTGGATAGGGAAGTGGGAGTTTGGGGCGAGTAACGGAGGATAAAGGGATGAAATAGGAATATTCTAAGAACTTTGTTTGATAAAGATTTATTCCTTCTtgcttttccaaaaaaaaattaagattttacaAAATGGTAAATCCGAGGTAAGTACatcataatatatgtaaaaatctcCGACCACGATTAGGGCATTCAAcagacacaaaaaaaatcatcgtAATTACAAACGAATTTTGCACACCATTCAGTTAATAAGATACTACGTTtacgttaaataaaaaaaaaatcaggtaaTTCTTATAACACACGAGGGTAGCCGAGTAATCTTAGCACTTTTAAAGTACTGCATCAGTACATTGTAGCCTGGTAAATCTGAGGTATGAGGTTGTGGGGTCAAATTTCTAAGGAAGCAGTTTCGCTCGATACAATTCTCATTTGACGAGGAATGTCAGTTTTCCTACCAATCGAAAAGTCggtatttcaatttataaataaatcaattaacAAACGAAAAGTAATCTCTTTCATTTAGAtaagaattttcaaaatcttatattcaaaagaaattcaattttgatgataaACATTTCTAGGTAAGAATTACTGGTGACTACAGCAATTGGCAACTGAAACGAGGACCAGCTTTTGAAGACCACGGAGTTACTGAGTATGACACCGATTATATTGTTATAGTTCTTTGGTTCCCAAATGCAAAGGCGGCTAAATACTGGATTGACTATGATAAAGATTTTAAGGGAGCGTCGTTTCCTGCTCCATATGGGCGGGACATGGTTATAGTGCCAATCAATTACATCCCACCAGAAGGTAGGTCTACCATGGCAATCAGTATGAGTACATGTAAGATTTTGTTTTACTGAATATGTTACtgtaatactttattttcaacTCGGTTTgagtaaatatttcttttatgtgTTTTTCAATAGTTAAGAGCTCGTTGAAATCAAGCGGTTGTCTTTGAGCGCTGTCTGCCATTTTGCTTTTGGTCATCTTTGCAATCATAAATCGGGATGTTAGTTTTCTTCTTTAAATCTGTAATGCACGAAACTTTACATAGCTATATGATATTAGATTTGTTCTCATTTTTGAGGACCGTTACAGCGCCATATACATTTTCTTGTTTACATATTCGTCCTCTGATAAATAGTTGCGTATAATTTATAATCATACATGAATGTACATCACctaatttttagttattttaaagaTAGGGCTAACAAGGATTTAGATGAAAAATTGAGCTTGCTTTTGGGAATAGCAGAAGTTTAGCCTTACGGGGGTATATCTATACCGCCCCACAAACACCGTGTCTTATCGCACCGAAAGCACCAGGACATCTTACCCAGACAAGGAAACGGATATTACAATCACATTAAGATTGGAGGTGGCTGCGTGATCATACATTCAAAACAGACGATGTGTTTTTGCGAATATTTTCACTAAAATTTCTGTGGAATTCTTGCGATATCTTTTTCAGAAACttataattctttttaaaaaaaaaaacctattgcTTTGTCtccaaaattatttattaaattcaatttGATACACACAATAAGAATGGAAGAAAACATTCTTAAACTGGTGACATTTCAAGAATAAAAAATCCAGCGTTGCTTAAATCTACGTCAGTTGGTCTCTAGGGCAAATTGTCGCATTTGCAATCTTAAcatatcttcttattattttgtatctactcaaataaaagtacagaaCCATCTAAATCagattatatattattttagacGGATCATGTAGAACATTTTTACTCACTGAATATCCAGCAGTGAAACATCCCGATTACTTCCGAACAGACATAATTGAACCAATGAGAGACATTCTACGTGATTATAATTGTGAACCGTTTGTTGTACGTACTAACAACGCTAGTGTTGATCGAAGCAGCTGGATTGGAACCGGAAGTACACTGGCTGTACATCGTTTCCCTAACGACACAGAGGCTCAAAGATTTCTTACAGATCGTAAGTAAACTGAAGATTTTGTTTCTGTCCCTTCTGCGGGTAGAAAAAGAagtctgttgtttatttttggtATTATTTTACTAATGTTTTCAATTTCGGTAGTATATGTACCAGATGTATCGTTATGGTGTTTTgaagtggcatttatttttttctaccaGACAAATGTTAAATTTCGTGCTTTTTTGGTTTGATCGCAATCGTCGACATACATGATGCATACCCTaagaatattcaatatttttgtccATATCAGCAATTAGGAAACGCAAAGGATACATAAAATGTTCACAAAAGAGAGGCAAAAACTATCAAAGAGATATTCAAAGGGATATTCATAGGTCGAAAATAAAATGGCAATGCCATGGCAACAAATGAAAACTCGccttaataaactcatcaaagataccaggactaaagttttacatttatgccagacgcacgtttcgtctacaaaagactcatgaatcagtgacgctcgaataaaaaagatttaaaaaggccaaataaagtacgaagttgaagagcacacCGAGGAacaaaaattcccaaaagttaaaaacttaggtaatctattcctgaggtataAAAAGACATAACCGTTCAAAACACAGCATAGAGAAATAAAGACCCATGCAACACTTATCCCACCAAAAACGGAATGGAGTTGATTCTGAAGGTTAAACAGATGCTGCTCCACATATGGGACAATCCATCTATGAATATGTAAACAATATGATATTCTACGGGAATTGTTTTGAATACCCGGTATTTCAGTGTCATTTCtaatggaattttttttctcataaacaGTTCACCATACTagtatattgtaaatattgcgttttaattgtttattctttttctttaattcaatCTAATTTATATTCCATTGCAGCACGTGCAAGAAATTTAAGAGGAAAATTGAATGGCGTCACAAAAGGAGGCCGACATACTACTGTCAAGTTTACAATAACTGATTTggtataaatatagaaatgtcAATATCATAAACACTTCCAATTTCCGCCATACAATGTATGTAGGAAATCATTAACAtttatatgtatgtattatatCAATACGTGTATTTTTATTCACAGAAGAAAtgttacatttatctctatacTATATGATGTTGACACAAAATATCTCCCATGTTTAGCAATTCTTATAAGGGTGATTTCCTTTTCATaaagatatattgaaaatttttaaaaatccagatttttaaaaatacattagGCGAATTCCTGTAGATctaacaagaaaaacaattaacatacaattagaagaaaaacaaaagccCTTACATAAATGGGCGATAACTCACgcttgcagaaaaaaaaataacagtttgttcttcaaaatcaGGATACGATATACAcgttttgaattaaaatttattaaaccaTTTAAAGACTATGCTTAAATACAGTTTCTCAAATAACATTTCAAAGTTTTCCGATATATCGGTTgtaatatatattgttgttcctaaaactttatttatattgcTGAATGGATTCTCAATTTAACAGAGAATACATTTGTCCCGTAACTCATTGCAATATTTTTGTGTGCATTATTTGATTTGGTCATTCTTTAAACAGTTTAACAGTTACGAGTATTGCCTCTTGTCTAAGCTTTAGTCATGTCAGCTTTAATACCAATAATTATGATTTTCTGTGGTAGTGAAATCAGTAGAAGTAAAATGAAGCATAAATACGTCCTTGGGACAAATTTCTCTATGTTTACGCAACAAAGGGAGGTATTTGCAAAACTTTGTTAAACGGTCATATATCCAATACTTGTTAGACATCAAATGCGTACTGTGCAAGATATACAATaagtataatacatgtatgtatgtgtgGTGCATGATTTGTGCATCGTATAACAATATTCATAGttgtattttttaatcttttattccAATTATTGTTGTGATAGATATGTGTTATGGATGAGGGTTTTTGTTTGACTATGTGATAATGTATATACTATTTTGAATGTTGTTTAATTATCtgcaaatattataatataaaagatCTCTTCTTTTAAAGAAATCTATGTATACtgtttttatatgtaatatattcaaaagaaaacttTGTATTTAGGCATGGAAActgtgttttataaataaatcatctAAACAAAAAAAGAGTCTTTGAATAGAGAAACCATAGAAGAAACCTTAAACATTATAAACCTAGGCGAAGCCGAAATAACAATATTGTTTTctaatatactatatatataaatatagctATGCCAGAGGGGTAACGTTACAAAACATGTTACCTCCTGACTAACGTTTTAGAGTAGAGTGTAAATTCGTTTCAAAAAACGAAAAGGGCATTTTTATACAAGATAAAGCATTTTCTAATATAGAGTTAaaaacttgggacaggcgcaaaagaGACAATAACTCAATGTTGGACAGATACATGTCACCGTATAGTTTCCAATAATATGCATGTGTCAATACGCTTTGTCAAGGTCCtttgaatattttacagacTATTAAAGACTTGCCATAAACATAATTAAGGCTGTGGCTTGGTTGAACTAGTGTTATCAGATCTAAACCTTTTCTTAGTTTCAATCTCGATTTGTAGACTCACAAAAGATATACCACAGAACATAACATAGGAGATCGCTACAGGGAAAGCACTTAACCACGATGATAAGTAAAACGAAAAACGGACAGTAGGttcaatcaacaatcaatcgtAGATCATAAAGTTGGTTTTCTCATAAGAATTATTGTTCTCTTGACTGTAGTACTGTGGCCTTTTTAATAGCTAACTATTATATTCGATATGAGTGTTGTACATTTTGTGAGAAAGTACATCGCCCTACTATAGTTACATACTCGTTCCCTCGGCTCAGATGGATAGTCGTCTTATTGGTAGACataccttttatatatatatatttaatgtgttttataaaataatgacgGCAGAAAATAccaaatggaaaataaaaataataagaagtCGATGAAAAAccgtttaaaaaatatgaaaaataacgAAATCATTATGACACATCACGGAGCATCACAAACCGTAAAACGGGAATGATTTACCcctgatttgaaaataaaaggcCGTCCAACTCCCTAATATCTGTTTGTGTACATTACAGACATTTTAACAACAAAGCGCATGCACTATTTGTGCATTTCTCGGAATATAGAATTCTTAAACATTACTACCCTTTTTCAATATCTTAGACTACAGTAGCCTACTCAGTGAGGTATACGTAGCTCTTGATATATTCCCCAAGTAACTATTTAATAAacacatatttaattttcattttaaacaaaatgttattagTGACAATTCTAACATtatcaatgtaaacaaaataaaatggtaaACATATCCAGCAGCCACGTGCACATTCTGGTGGAAATGTGGGCGTTAAATTAAAATCGATGTCGTAAGTACATGCACTAGTAGGGATTGAGAGTACCACACTCTTTCCCATACACACACCAACATTGTCTGTATATAACCCGATGGAAGATTAAATATTTGCGTTTATCCAACAAGGTCCTAATTGACAGCAGTCTAACGATCACGCCCTTTTTATCGAGCCTATATTATAGATAAAGTGTATTTTCGATTTCGGCCCGAATACgtatgaactatttgccactggcaaACACATCTCAATCAATCTATCCGATCCGTCTTCACTAATTTGTAGTacacataattttttaaacGGTCATCGCTGACAACAATGCACTTCATTACTGGATAATAGTGATAGTCTTCAATTAATTCATggaattttgataaacatataaaaatgtttgaaaaaaagtcaaagtataaaatattaagagtataaagaaatatcaaaattacaaacgCCTGATAAATAAATCTGCAGTACGATAGAGTTCCTGAATATTCAAAGTTAAAAGTAACGAACGTAATAGGTCActgcaaatgaaaataaaattttaaattattatacagAATTGCTTTTTACGACGTAGAATTGTAGGCACATTTTAACTTATGTTGATTCATTGCTATAAATAGATTAGAAGTTCCCTATCCATGTTGTATCCAAtagaaaaatatacacataatcGTCTATAAATATCGAAGTAAATAATACAGATATGGAATTATGCAccataatatatgtatataaatatatgtcattatataaacattatacTAAACATAGATATGACACACACGTAGTACTACATGCATGTAGATAATAACTTAAACTCACACAACAGGACAGAAGGACAGATTTtgtgcaaatctatatagcacTGACCCTTTTCAGAATATATGTTAGGCTAATTACTGAACGAACTCTTTCTGGGTGTCCCTAAAAAGTATTACTAGACTAAGTATAGATTTTATAATGATCTATAATTgattaaagaaagacaactaGATTTAAAATTCCATTTAGTTTTAGTATCCAACTTTGGTACCATAATAGGATATTTGCACCAACAGGCCCTTTTGTAATGGcttttcttttaaacaagaaattaaaattaataattaagaaaaaaacaaaaaaaaaccggaCAGGCTCGTTCtcaaaaagtgtttttataGTGGGGTGTTCTACGTTTTGGAcacataatatcaaaattataaaaagtctgcCAGCTCTCGACTAATTCAGTATATGGACACATCTGTGTTAGATGGTTTTACCGTTCTTTTCAATCAGTGACCCCCCTTTCCTTGTCAACACACTTTATATTTACTGCAAAAAcatgagaaataaatttggaaagtttattaaaaaaaaacaagaaactaaCTGTTCACACTATGGACTACGTTTGTAACTGTGACTAACTATAGGTGAACACTGTTCTAGGCGAAATATGATGTACAAAAGCTCGCGAGTGCAGTCGTTTTTCATTTTGAACGTTTGCATGAATTACGAAGCTTTTCTTGTTTACCACAACAAACATACATTCCATACGtgcaaaatatttgtatagctatagtgtataaaaagtataaaaaacatAGTAACCCTTTTTTATTTAGAGTGTTTGTTTGCTTGAACAAATACAC
This is a stretch of genomic DNA from Mytilus trossulus isolate FHL-02 chromosome 6, PNRI_Mtr1.1.1.hap1, whole genome shotgun sequence. It encodes these proteins:
- the LOC134721431 gene encoding uncharacterized protein LOC134721431 isoform X12, translating into MSSYILGDDWPIKPSWKTMYRKESTYRHDYNKGKAPEYDRHGMIRNMDYNKTKFEDPMWQRGRNESSEQYEDRLREMSKHQAPDYYPTYEARKAHEMHEYGRERRPQHDAYHDGPMTDRRGNGDMDRGRGYEDGSQTDRGYNRTYLDHGNLTYRRHDRRDDPKSKKKIAFKLPHIQDGQYGFNLIGGPFISRYDRYRPTQKDYGDFETTPKLDNMPKPYRGQFDKQIDYKSTGNIEPVSRPESGVYLFIRTHKDALSDIKTSFQKHKTMLNQSGMLTGISTRVRITGDYSNWQLKRGPAFEDHGVTEYDTDYIVIVLWFPNAKAAKYWIDYDKDFKGASFPAPYGRDMVIVPINYIPPEDGSCRTFLLTEYPAVKHPDYFRTDIIEPMRDILRDYNCEPFVVRTNNASVDRSSWIGTGSTLAVHRFPNDTEAQRFLTDPRARNLRGKLNGVTKGGRHTTVKFTITDLV
- the LOC134721431 gene encoding uncharacterized protein LOC134721431 isoform X11, whose protein sequence is MSSYILGDDWPIKPSWKTMYRKESTYRHDYNKGKAPEYDRHGMIRNMDYNKTKFEDPMWQRGRNESSEQYEDRLREMSKHQAPDYYPTYEARKAHEMHEYGRERRPQHDAYHDGPMTDRRGNGDMDRGRGYEDGSQTDRGYNRTYLDHGNLTYRRHDRRDDPKSKKKIAFKLPHIQDGQYGFNLIGGPFISRYDRYRPTQKDYGDFETTPKLDNMPKPYRGQFDKQVREQNLSHEISTHAVPPPHIDYKSTGNIEPVSRPESGVYLFIRTHKDALSDIKTSFQKHKTMLNQSGMLTGISTRVRITGDYSNWQLKRGPAFEDHGVTEYDTDYIVIVLWFPNAKAAKYWIDYDKDFKGASFPAPYGRDMVIVPINYIPPEDGSCRTFLLTEYPAVKHPDYFRTDIIEPMRDILRDYNCEPFVVRTNNASVDRSSWIGTGSTLAVHRFPNDTEAQRFLTDPRARNLRGKLNGVTKGGRHTTVKFTITDLV
- the LOC134721431 gene encoding uncharacterized protein LOC134721431 isoform X14 is translated as MSSYILGDDWPIKPSWKTMYRKESTYRHDYNKGKAPEYDRHGMIRNMDYNKTKFEDPMWQRGRNESSEQYEDRLREMSKHQAPDYYPTYEARKAHEMHEYGRERRPQHDAYHDGPMTDRRGNGDMDRGRGYEDGSQTDRGYNRTYLDHGNLTYRRHDRRDDPKYDRYRPTQKDYGDFETTPKLDNMPKPYRGQFDKQVDAFQNRVREQNLSHEISTHAVPPPHIDYKSTGNIEPVSRPESGVYLFIRTHKDALSDIKTSFQKHKTMLNQSGMLTGISTRVRITGDYSNWQLKRGPAFEDHGVTEYDTDYIVIVLWFPNAKAAKYWIDYDKDFKGASFPAPYGRDMVIVPINYIPPEDGSCRTFLLTEYPAVKHPDYFRTDIIEPMRDILRDYNCEPFVVRTNNASVDRSSWIGTGSTLAVHRFPNDTEAQRFLTDPRARNLRGKLNGVTKGGRHTTVKFTITDLV
- the LOC134721431 gene encoding uncharacterized protein LOC134721431 isoform X13 codes for the protein MSSYILGDDWPIKPSWKTMYRKESTYRHDYNKGKAPEYDRHGMIRNMDYNKTKFEDPMWQRGRNESSEQYEDRLREMSKHQAPDYYPTYEARKAHEMHEYGRERRPQHDAYHDGPMTDRRGNGDMDRGRGYEDGSQTDRGYNRTYLDHGNLTYRRHDRRDDPKKRNDMYKSKDYVNNRAMADQVIVDKEYDRYRPTQKDYGDFETTPKLDNMPKPYRGQFDKQIDYKSTGNIEPVSRPESGVYLFIRTHKDALSDIKTSFQKHKTMLNQSGMLTGISTRVRITGDYSNWQLKRGPAFEDHGVTEYDTDYIVIVLWFPNAKAAKYWIDYDKDFKGASFPAPYGRDMVIVPINYIPPEDGSCRTFLLTEYPAVKHPDYFRTDIIEPMRDILRDYNCEPFVVRTNNASVDRSSWIGTGSTLAVHRFPNDTEAQRFLTDPRARNLRGKLNGVTKGGRHTTVKFTITDLV
- the LOC134721431 gene encoding uncharacterized protein LOC134721431 isoform X16, translated to MSSYILGDDWPIKPSWKTMYRKESTYRHDYNKGKAPEYDRHGMIRNMDYNKTKFEDPMWQRGRNESSEQYEDRLREMSKHQAPDYYPTYEARKAHEMHEYGRERRPQHDAYHDGPMTDRRGNGDMDRGRGYEDGSQTDRGYNRTYLDHGNLTYRRHDRRDDPKYDRYRPTQKDYGDFETTPKLDNMPKPYRGQFDKQIDYKSTGNIEPVSRPESGVYLFIRTHKDALSDIKTSFQKHKTMLNQSGMLTGISTRVRITGDYSNWQLKRGPAFEDHGVTEYDTDYIVIVLWFPNAKAAKYWIDYDKDFKGASFPAPYGRDMVIVPINYIPPEDGSCRTFLLTEYPAVKHPDYFRTDIIEPMRDILRDYNCEPFVVRTNNASVDRSSWIGTGSTLAVHRFPNDTEAQRFLTDPRARNLRGKLNGVTKGGRHTTVKFTITDLV
- the LOC134721431 gene encoding uncharacterized protein LOC134721431 isoform X10, which gives rise to MSSYILGDDWPIKPSWKTMYRKESTYRHDYNKGKAPEYDRHGMIRNMDYNKTKFEDPMWQRGRNESSEQYEDRLREMSKHQAPDYYPTYEARKAHEMHEYGRERRPQHDAYHDGPMTDRRGNGDMDRGRGYEDGSQTDRRHDRRDDPKYDRYRPTQKDYGDFETTPKLDNMPKPYRGQFDKQNPGQKNVEQRLNQQPPDSYRSGQHTDRYHDERGRPEYRQEDHDRRGEPQKRRDLDRIEMHEGNFKPYASNYYQDKLNTRNPVREQNLSHEISTHAVPPPHIDYKSTGNIEPVSRPESGVYLFIRTHKDALSDIKTSFQKHKTMLNQSGMLTGISTRVRITGDYSNWQLKRGPAFEDHGVTEYDTDYIVIVLWFPNAKAAKYWIDYDKDFKGASFPAPYGRDMVIVPINYIPPEDGSCRTFLLTEYPAVKHPDYFRTDIIEPMRDILRDYNCEPFVVRTNNASVDRSSWIGTGSTLAVHRFPNDTEAQRFLTDPRARNLRGKLNGVTKGGRHTTVKFTITDLV
- the LOC134721431 gene encoding uncharacterized protein LOC134721431 isoform X15, yielding MSSYILGDDWPIKPSWKTMYRKESTYRHDYNKGKAPEYDRHGMIRNMDYNKTKFEDPMWQRGRNESSEQYEDRLREMSKHQAPDYYPTYEARKAHEMHEYGRERRPQHDAYHDGPMTDRRGNGDMDRGRGYEDGSQTDRGYNRTYLDHGNLTYRRHDRRDDPKYDRYRPTQKDYGDFETTPKLDNMPKPYRGQFDKQVREQNLSHEISTHAVPPPHIDYKSTGNIEPVSRPESGVYLFIRTHKDALSDIKTSFQKHKTMLNQSGMLTGISTRVRITGDYSNWQLKRGPAFEDHGVTEYDTDYIVIVLWFPNAKAAKYWIDYDKDFKGASFPAPYGRDMVIVPINYIPPEDGSCRTFLLTEYPAVKHPDYFRTDIIEPMRDILRDYNCEPFVVRTNNASVDRSSWIGTGSTLAVHRFPNDTEAQRFLTDPRARNLRGKLNGVTKGGRHTTVKFTITDLV